CCGTCGAGAGCGAGCACTCGGCCATGGCGGCCTGTATAGGTGCCTCCGCCACCGGAGCGAGGGTCTTCACGGCTACCGCCGCCCAGGGTCTCGCTTTGATGCACGAGATGCTCCACTGGGCGAGCGGGGCAAGGTTGCCTATAGTTATGGTCAACGCCAACAGAGCTTTAGCTCCACCGTGGAGCGTCTGGGACGAGCAGACTGATTCACTCTCACAGAGAGACACGGGATGGCTCCAGTTCTACGCTGAAAACAACCAGGAGGTTTACGACGGCGTTCTGATGGCCTTTAAGATAGCCGAGGACAAGCGCGTTTCACTGCCGGCCATGGTCGTTGAGAGCGCCTTCATCCTGAGCCACACCTACGACGTCGTCGAGATGATTCCGCAAGAACTTGTTGACGAGTTCCTCCCGCCGAGAGAGCCCCTCTACACGCTAACCGACTTTGACAACCCTGTTTCCGTCGGCGCTTTAGCTACGCCAAACGACTACTACGAGTTCAGGTACAAGGAAGCAATGGCCATGGAGAGGGCCAAGAAGGTAATTAAAGAAGTCGGCAGGGAGTTCGGCGAGATGTTTGGAAGGGACTACAGCGGGATGATAGAGACCTACAGGACGGACGATGCGGAGATAGTTTTCATGGGAATGGGATCACTCATGGGAACCGTCAAGGAGGCCGTTGACCTCCTCAGGAAAGAGGGCTACAAGGTCGGAGCGGCGAAGGTCCGCTGGTTCAGGCCCTTCCCGAAGGAAGAGCTCTACGAACTCGCCAAAGAGGTCCCAGCCATAGCGGTAGTCGACAGGAACTTCTCCTTCGGTCAGGAGGGAATACTCTTCAACGAGTCCAAGGGTGTTCTCTTCAACACCGACGCGAGGCCCCTCATGAAGGACTACATCGTTGGTCTCGGTGGCAGGGACTTCACGGTAAACGACGTCAGGGCAATAGCCAAGGACATGAAGAAGACCCTTGAGAAGGGCAGGGTTGAGGAAGAGGTAGTG
The window above is part of the Thermococcus sp. genome. Proteins encoded here:
- a CDS encoding transketolase C-terminal domain-containing protein; amino-acid sequence: MAEYKPIRKVVSGNYAAAYAALHARVQVVAAYPITPQTSIIEKIAEFIANGEADIQYVPVESEHSAMAACIGASATGARVFTATAAQGLALMHEMLHWASGARLPIVMVNANRALAPPWSVWDEQTDSLSQRDTGWLQFYAENNQEVYDGVLMAFKIAEDKRVSLPAMVVESAFILSHTYDVVEMIPQELVDEFLPPREPLYTLTDFDNPVSVGALATPNDYYEFRYKEAMAMERAKKVIKEVGREFGEMFGRDYSGMIETYRTDDAEIVFMGMGSLMGTVKEAVDLLRKEGYKVGAAKVRWFRPFPKEELYELAKEVPAIAVVDRNFSFGQEGILFNESKGVLFNTDARPLMKDYIVGLGGRDFTVNDVRAIAKDMKKTLEKGRVEEEVVWYHLKR